From the Equus przewalskii isolate Varuska chromosome 19, EquPr2, whole genome shotgun sequence genome, one window contains:
- the KLHL31 gene encoding kelch-like protein 31: MAPKKKTVRKNKGDINEMTIIVEDSPLNKLNALNGLLEGGNGLSCISSELTDAFYGPNLLEGLSKMRQESFLCDLVIGTKTKSFDVHKSVMASCSEYFYNILKKDPTTQRVDLNDISPLGLATVIAYAYTGKLTLSLYTIGSIISAAVYLQIHTLVKMCSDFLIREMSVENCMYVANIAETYSLKNAKVAAQKFIRDNFLEFAESDQFMKLTFEQINELLIDDDLQLPSEIVAFQIAMKWLEFDQKRVKYAADLLSNIRFGTISAQDLVNYVQSVPRMMQDADCHRLLVDAMNYHLLPYHQNTLQSRRTRIRGGCRVLVTVGGRPGLTEKSLSRDILYRDPENGWSKLTEMPAKSFNQCVAVMDGFLYVAGGEDQNDARNQAKHAVSNFCRYDPRFNTWIHLASMNQKRTHFSLSVFNGLLYAVGGRNTEGSLASLECYVPSTNQWQPKTPLEVARCCHASAVTDGRVLVTGGYIGTAYSRSVCAYDPASDAWQELPGLSTPRGWHCAVTLGDRVYVMGGSQLGPRGERVDVLPVECYSPASGQWSFAAPLPVGVSTAGASALHGRAYLLGGWNEGEKKYKKCIQCFSPELNEWTEDDELPEATVGVSCCTLSMPNSVTRESRASSVSSVPVSM, encoded by the exons ATGGCCCCCAAAAAGAAGACTGTCAGAAAGAACAAAGGGGATATCAATGAGATGACCATAATTGTAGAAGATAGCCCCCTAAACAAACTGAATGCTCTGAATGGGCTTCTAGAGGGAGGCAATGGCCTTAGCTGCATTTCTTCTGAATTGACAGATGCTTTTTATGGCCCCAACCTCTTGGAAGGTTTAAGTAAAATGCGGCAGGAGAGCTTCCTTTGTGACTTAGTCATTGGCACCAAAACCAAATCTTTTGACGTTCACAAGTCAGTGATGGCTTCATGCAGTGAGTACTTTTACAACATCCTTAAAAAAGACCCGACTACTCAGAGGGTGGATCTCAATGATATCTCACCGCTAGGCCTGGCCACTGTCATTGCATATGCCTACACAGGAAAGCTGACTCTCTCCTTGTACACAATAGGAAGCATTATTTCTGCTGCTGTTTATCTTCAGATCCATACCCTTGTAAAGATGTGCAGTGATTTTCTGATACGAGAGATGAGTGTTGAGAATTGCATGTACGTTGCTAACATTGCTGAAACATACTCCCTGAAAAACGCGAAAGTGGCAGCCCAAAAATTTATACGGGATAACTTCCTGGAATTTGCAGAATCAGATCAGTTTATGAAACTTACATTTGAGCAAATTAACGAACTTCTCATAGATGATGACTTACAGTTGCCTTCTGAAATAGTAGCATTCCAGATTGCAATGAAATGGTTAGAATTTGACCAAAAGAGAGTGAAATATGCTGCAGATCTTTTGAGCAATATTCGCTTTGGTACCATCTCTGCGCAAGACCTGGTCAATTACGTTCAGTCCGTACCCAGAATGATGCAAGATGCTGATTGTCACAGACTTCTTGTAGATGCTATGAACTACCACTTACTCCCGTATCATCAAAACACGTTGCAGTCTAGGCGCACGAGAATCCGTGGGGGCTGTCGAGTCCTCGTCACTGTTGGGGGACGTCCAGGCCTTACTGAGAAGTCCCTTAGTAGAGACATCTTGTATAGAGACCCTGAAAATGGATGGAGCAAGCTTACAGAAATGCCAGCCAAGAGTTTCAATCAGTGTGTGGCTGTGATGGACGGATTTCTTTACGTGGCCGGTGGTGAAGACCAGAATGATGCAAGAAATCAAGCCAAGCATGCAGTCAGCAATTTCTGCAG ATACGATCCCCGCTTCAACACCTGGATACACCTGGCCAGCATGAACCAGAAGCGCACGCACTTCAGCCTGAGCGTGTTCAACGGGCTCCTTTACGCCGTGGGCGGCCGCAATACAGAAGGCAGCCTGGCCTCGCTGGAGTGCTACGTGCCCTCCACCAACCAGTGGCAGCCGAAGACACCCCTGGAGGTGGCGCGCTGCTGCCACGCCAGCGCGGTCACCGACGGCCGGGTGCTGGTGACTGGCGGCTACATCGGCACTGCGTACTCGCGCTCGGTGTGCGCCTACGACCCGGCCAGCGACGCGTGGCAGGAGCTGCCGGGCCTGAGCACGCCCCGAGGCTGGCACTGCGCCGTCACGCTAGGCGACAGGGTGTACGTGATGGGGGGCAGCCAGCTGGGGCCGCGCGGGGAGCGCGTGGACGTGCTGCCGGTGGAGTGCTACAGCCCCGCCTCGGGCCAATGGAGCTTCGCGGCGCCGCTGCCGGTGGGCGTGAGCACGGCGGGCGCCTCGGCGCTGCACGGGCGCGCCTACCTGCTGGGCGGCTGGAACGAGGGCGAGAAGAAGTACAAGAAGTGCATCCAGTGCTTCAGCCCCGAGCTCAACGAGTGGACGGAGGACGACGAGCTGCCCGAGGCCACCGTGGGCGTGTCCTGCTGCACCCTCTCCATGCCCAACAGCGTGACCCGGGAATCCCGAGCCAGCTCGGTGTCCTCGGTGCCAGTCAGTATGTGA